In the genome of Leptospira noumeaensis, one region contains:
- a CDS encoding cob(I)yrinic acid a,c-diamide adenosyltransferase, with product MKIYTKFGDGGQTYLASGIKVSKTDRRVDLYGSCDELNSTIGLALSFTKDLHLEPAFLDYLKSIQSFLFEIGSELAGYVPRDSKEGTVVHASDVESLEKEIDRLMEVLPEIKFFILPGGSSMASALHIGRTICRRLERDLLVYIESGGEIHSDLRIYLNRLSDYLFAAARFANFSIGQEETIWKSRTK from the coding sequence TTGAAAATCTACACCAAATTTGGCGATGGTGGCCAGACCTATTTAGCATCTGGAATTAAGGTTTCCAAAACAGATCGTAGGGTTGACCTCTATGGAAGTTGTGATGAATTGAATAGTACCATTGGTCTTGCTCTTTCTTTTACTAAAGATTTACATTTGGAACCTGCTTTCCTAGATTATTTGAAAAGTATCCAGAGTTTCCTGTTTGAAATTGGATCCGAACTTGCGGGTTATGTGCCAAGAGATTCAAAAGAGGGAACTGTGGTTCACGCGTCTGATGTGGAAAGTTTAGAAAAAGAAATTGATCGTTTGATGGAGGTTCTACCGGAAATTAAATTTTTTATTTTGCCGGGAGGATCATCCATGGCTAGTGCCCTTCATATAGGTCGCACCATTTGTCGGCGTCTGGAAAGAGACCTACTTGTATACATTGAATCCGGTGGAGAGATCCATTCCGATTTGAGAATTTATCTGAATCGCCTTTCTGACTATTTATTTGCGGCTGCTCGTTTTGCGAATTTTTCTATCGGACAAGAGGAAACCATTTGGAAAAGCCGAACCAAATAG